In the Gossypium arboreum isolate Shixiya-1 chromosome 10, ASM2569848v2, whole genome shotgun sequence genome, one interval contains:
- the LOC108487564 gene encoding probable xyloglucan galactosyltransferase GT14 isoform X1 gives MENPITSKCCNHQPWFVLLVFFVFCIELFSFDYSGLTAKKSALVTVLDDNHGNVINTQSSLPHGFTEITNASVSPLPKTDEKGDLKVGTEIDSCVGRYIFVHDLPSRFNEDLVNNCRLLTRGTDKNMCPYLDNLGFGPEIENPEDVLMNNSWFLTNQFLLEVIFHNKMKRYECLTNDSSIASAIYVPFYAGLDMSLYLWGFNTTVRDSASLGLVKWLSEKPEWKRMWGRDHFLVAGRIAWDFRRQSDNETDWGSKLRFLPESKNMSMLSIESSSWNNDYAIPYPTCFHPSKDSEIFQWQDRMRRQNRQYLFSFAGAPRPEYQNSIRGKIIDQCLASKSQCKLLDCNYGATNCDNPVNVMKVFQSSIFCLQPPGDSYTRRSIFDSILAGCIPVFFHPGTAYAQYIWHLPKNYTAYSVYLPVKDLSEWKINLNETLLRMPEDRILRLREEVIKLIPRVVYTSSRSRSETLEDAFDLAVKGILDRIESLRVMIREGKDPSIGFADGDDYKYTFSTYGNGNGS, from the coding sequence GTCACTGTTTTGGATGATAATCATGGAAATGTAATCAATACCCAAAGTTCTTTACCTCATGGTTTCACTGAAATTACCAATGCTAGCGTCTCTCCATTGCCCAAAACTGATGAAAAGGGAGATTTGAAAGTGGGAACTGAGATCGATTCTTGTGTGGGTAGATATATATTTGTTCATGATCTTCCCAGTAGATTTAATGAGGATTTGGTTAACAATTGTCGGTTGCTCACTAGGGGAACTGATAAAAACATGTGTCCATACTTGGACAACTTGGGTTTTGGTCCTGAAATTGAGAACCCTGAAGATGTCTTGATGAACAATAGCTGGTTTTTAACGAATCAGTTCTTGTTGGAAGTCATCTTTCACAATAAGATGAAAAGGTATGAATGTTTAACCAATGACTCGTCGATTGCATCGGCTATTTACGTACCCTTTTATGCTGGTCTTGATATGAGCTTGTATCTATGGGGTTTCAACACTACTGTGAGAGATTCTGCATCTCTTGGCCTTGTAAAGTGGCTATCAGAGAAGCCTGAATGGAAAAGAATGTGGGGTAGGGATCATTTCTTAGTTGCTGGGAGGATTGCTTGGGATTTCCGAAGACAAAGCGATAACGAAACCGATTGGGGCAGCAAGCTTCGGTTCTTGCCTGAATCCAAGAACATGTCGATGTTGTCGATTGAATCGAGCTCCTGGAACAATGATTATGCAATTCCATATCCAACATGTTTCCATCCTTCAAAGGACAGTGAGATTTTCCAGTGGCAGGATCGAATGAGAAGGCAAAACCGGCAGTATCTTTTCTCCTTTGCTGGTGCCCCTAGGCCTGAATATCAGAATTCGATCCGGGGCAAGATTATCGATCAATGCTTAGCTTCAAAGAGCCAGTGCAAGTTGCTGGATTGTAATTATGGTGCTACAAACTGTGATAACCCGGTTAATGTGATGAAGGTGTTTCAGAGCTCAATCTTTTGCTTGCAGCCCCCAGGGGATTCTTACACAAGGAGATCGATTTTCGACTCTATTTTAGCAGGGTGCATTCCGGTGTTTTTCCATCCAGGTACAGCATATGCTCAATACATATGGCATTTACCAAAGAATTATACTGCATACTCGGTGTATCTACCAGTAAAGGATTTAAGTGAGTGGAAAATCAACCTCAATGAAACATTGCTTCGGATGCCAGAAGACAGAATATTGAGGTTGAGGGAGGAGGTTATAAAGCTCATTCCGAGAGTGGTTTACACAAGTTCTAGATCTCGATCGGAGACTCTTGAGGATGCATTTGATTTAGCAGTTAAGGGAATTCTTGATAGAATAGAGAGTCTTAGGGTTATGATAAGAGAAGGGAAGGATCCTAGTATTGGATTTGCCGATGGGGATGATTATAAGTATACATTTTCTACTTATGGTAATGGTAATGGCAGTTGA
- the LOC108487564 gene encoding probable xyloglucan galactosyltransferase GT14 isoform X2 has protein sequence MENPITSKCCNHQPWFVLLVFFVFCIELFSFDYSGLTAKKSALVTVLDDNHGNVINTQSSLPHGFTEITNASVSPLPKTDEKGDLKVGTEIDSCVGRYIFVHDLPSRFNEDLVNNCRLLTRGTDKNMCPYLDNLGFGPEIENPEDVLMNNSWFLTNQFLLEVIFHNKMKRYECLTNDSSIASAIYVPFYAGLDMSLYLWGFNTTVRDSASLGLVKWLSEKPEWKRMWGRDHFLVAGRIAWDFRRQSDNETDWGSKLRFLPESKNMSMLSIESSSWNNDYAIPYPTCFHPSKDSEIFQWQDRMRRQNRQYLFSFAGAPRPEYQNSIRGKIIDQCLASKSQCKLLDCNYGATNCDNPVNVMKVFQSSIFCLQPPGDSYTRRSIFDSILAGCIPVFFHPGGRRLIPHYNQINGEISISPHSTFDRKGKMALTRCF, from the exons GTCACTGTTTTGGATGATAATCATGGAAATGTAATCAATACCCAAAGTTCTTTACCTCATGGTTTCACTGAAATTACCAATGCTAGCGTCTCTCCATTGCCCAAAACTGATGAAAAGGGAGATTTGAAAGTGGGAACTGAGATCGATTCTTGTGTGGGTAGATATATATTTGTTCATGATCTTCCCAGTAGATTTAATGAGGATTTGGTTAACAATTGTCGGTTGCTCACTAGGGGAACTGATAAAAACATGTGTCCATACTTGGACAACTTGGGTTTTGGTCCTGAAATTGAGAACCCTGAAGATGTCTTGATGAACAATAGCTGGTTTTTAACGAATCAGTTCTTGTTGGAAGTCATCTTTCACAATAAGATGAAAAGGTATGAATGTTTAACCAATGACTCGTCGATTGCATCGGCTATTTACGTACCCTTTTATGCTGGTCTTGATATGAGCTTGTATCTATGGGGTTTCAACACTACTGTGAGAGATTCTGCATCTCTTGGCCTTGTAAAGTGGCTATCAGAGAAGCCTGAATGGAAAAGAATGTGGGGTAGGGATCATTTCTTAGTTGCTGGGAGGATTGCTTGGGATTTCCGAAGACAAAGCGATAACGAAACCGATTGGGGCAGCAAGCTTCGGTTCTTGCCTGAATCCAAGAACATGTCGATGTTGTCGATTGAATCGAGCTCCTGGAACAATGATTATGCAATTCCATATCCAACATGTTTCCATCCTTCAAAGGACAGTGAGATTTTCCAGTGGCAGGATCGAATGAGAAGGCAAAACCGGCAGTATCTTTTCTCCTTTGCTGGTGCCCCTAGGCCTGAATATCAGAATTCGATCCGGGGCAAGATTATCGATCAATGCTTAGCTTCAAAGAGCCAGTGCAAGTTGCTGGATTGTAATTATGGTGCTACAAACTGTGATAACCCGGTTAATGTGATGAAGGTGTTTCAGAGCTCAATCTTTTGCTTGCAGCCCCCAGGGGATTCTTACACAAGGAGATCGATTTTCGACTCTATTTTAGCAGGGTGCATTCCGGTGTTTTTCCATCCAG GTGGGAGGCGTTTGATTCCACATTATAATCAAATAAATGGTGAAATAAGCATTAGTCCACACTCAACTTTTGACCGAAAAGGGAAAATGGCATTGACAAGGTGCTTTTAA